In Exiguobacterium acetylicum, the genomic stretch CACTTCGACCATGAATTCAGGCTTCACCCATTGACGATTGAGTACCGTCTCAGCATGAATGCCAGATAGTTCGGAGCGGATCTCATCGACATGTTCTCCTTTGGCATGAATTAAAAGAGATGTTGGTTCATGCATAAGCACCTTTCGTAAATCTCCGGTCGTGACGGATAAGGCATGGTCGGTATAAAATTCGTAAATGCCGACCGGGTCATATTGAAAATAGACATGATCCGTGACTTCGCAGACGATATTTTGTGTTTTCGTCTCAGCGACAGATTCTAAAATATGTTGAACAGTTTTTAATGGAATCGGATGATGCTGGACTTCAAAGTGATTATCTTGCGGGTGATGAACGAGACCACCGTTAAAATTAACGATCGGTGTCGTCAAACCGAGTTGTTCGTAATATTTCCTGGCGTGACGAAATGGTCGTCCGGTTGCAATGACGACTTCGTGACCGTTAGCACGTGCACGCTGGAGTGCAGCGATGTTCGCAGCGCTGATTGTCTTATCATCTTTTAAAAGGGTGCCGTCGAGATCGACAGCGATTAAGTGACGGGTCATGATGAAATCCTCCGCTTTCTTTTCGTTAATTCTACTGTAGCATATGAAGCGATTGTCCTTCGTATGAAACGATTAAGTTTTTCAAGGAAAAGAAAGCGCTTGAAAAAATTAGAGAAAAGCTGTTGCTTGGATTAAAAAATGGTATACTACAAATCGTAGGATAACTCTATAGTACGTTATGGAAACGGAGGGGAAATCATGCGTTTTCTCGTTACATTCTTTTGGTCATTCTTACTCGTGAACACGGCTGTGTTCATCGTATCGGCAGTTGATGCAGTAACGTATAGCTTCGGATTCGCGACAGCTATGTCTGTCGTCACTTCACTTGTCGTCTTCGCACTCGATGCTGTCAATGAAGATTTAGGTCTTGGTCAAGGGACTAAGGCAGAATAAGGAAAAGCGAGATGTCGTCACATGGGCGATAGGCTCGCTTTTTGTCTTAAGGAGGAATGATCGATGATCGTCATCGAACAGGTTCTGTGGCAAGAGATGCCGCAAAATGTCTACATCGCAGGGAATCAGATCATCGGAATCGGTTCCTACACCATAGATGAAGCACTCATTACGCACCGGATTGATGGTCGCAACAAACGGCTAGTCCCCGGATTCATCGACGGACACTTACATCCGATCGGTGGAGGAGGAGAAGGCGGATTTGCCACGCGAACGGCTCCGTTGACTGTTCGCGACATATTCGAAGGCGGTGTCACGACGGTCGTCGGATTACTCGGAACGGACGGCTGGACGCGAACAGGAATTGACCTACTGGCACACATACGGGGATATGCTGCATCTGGTATCCGTCCCTTTCTATTAAGCGGAAGTTATATGGTTCCGCCGGTCTTCCTGACGCAATCGACAGGACATGATATCGTCCTCATCAATGAAGTGATCGGTATCGGAGAGATTGCCATCAACGATCACCGATCGACACAACCGACGGCTCATGAACTCGCGCGATTAGCGTCAGAAGCCCGAATTGCCGGCATGGTCAAAGGTGTGTCGGGAACGATGAACGTCCATATCGGAGACGGGAAACAAGGGCTCGATCTATTACATGAAGTGATCGACACGACCGATCTACCGATTCAACAATTCCTTCCGACACATATCAATCGGAGTGAACGGATTTTTGAGGCAGGACTCGCCTGGGCGAAACGGGGAGGACGGATCGATTTTACGACGTGTACGACGGAAAGCTTCATTGCGGAAGGCGAGATTCCAGCAGGACAGGCTGTTGTTCGTGCTTTAGCAGTGGGAATTCCACCCGAACAGATCACGATGTCGAGCGACGCTGGCGCAAGTCTTCCGGCATTTGATGAGGCAGGTCGATTAGTGCGAATTGATACAGGAAAACCCTCTTCCTTGATGCAAGCCGTACGCGATGCAGTGGAGCAGGGTGTTGCTTTTGATCAGGCAATCGCGACGATCACGCGACATGTCGCGGATGCATATGGTATACCGGGCGGACGAATCGCGGTTGGAGAACGAGCGGATCTGTTACTGATTGATGACGCTTTGCAAATCGATACGATTCTTGCGAATGGTCATGCTATAATGGTTCAGAAAAAATGGCTAATACCAGAATGACGGAGGGATAGACGTGTCAAAGAAGTCGAAACGTAAAAACACGAAAAAACCGCAATCCAAGGCGAATTGGATTACAGCGGGAGTCATCGCCTTGATCGTATTGGTGGGAGGATTACTTCTTGTCTTCACGGATCGAGAAGATTCTGCATCGAAGAATGGCAATCTAACGGCTACACAAGTCGCAGATAAAGTAAAATCCGGTGATGAATTCTATACGTATTTCTATCAAACGGGTTGTTCCCACTGTGAAAAAGTAAAACCATATCTTGTTCCGCTTGGTGAAAAACAAGACATTCCGTTCGAACAGATCGATCTTGCTGTCGAGCAGTCGGCTTGGGATACGTTTGGCATCGAGGGTACACCAACTGTCGTTCACTTTAAAGACGGTAAAGAAGTCGGACGCGTAGCAGGTGAACAAACAGAAGACAGCTATAAAGAGTTCTTCGCTGGAAAAGACGTAAAGGACTCAAAAGAAGAATCATCTGGTGATCTCAATGATTAAAAGATGGTTTTACTCTCGCGTGTTCGAATTAAATGGACACCCGCTTGTTGCCAAACAACTGAAACGTTTTGCGATGAGCCGTATCAGTCGTCCGTTCATCCGTCCGTTCGTTCAGGCATACGATTTAAATATGACAGAAGCGACTCAGAATTTAGAAGCGTATTCGAGTTTACATGACGTTTTCATTCGTCATGTCAAACCGGAAATGCGACCGATCGATCAAGCAGAAGGTGCATTCGTCAGTCCGTGTGACGGTGTATTGTCTGTCGTTGACGATTTGACGGCTGATAGTCGCTTTACTGTCAAAGGACAGTCGTATACGGTATCCGAGTTACTTGGTTCCCATCACGAGGCACAGCAATATGTTGGTGGACGTGTGATGATCTTTTACTTAAGTCCGCAAAACTATCATCGTGTTCATGTGCCGATGGATGGAACAGTCCGGACGAGTTATACGCTCGGTCGCGATTCAGCACCGGTAAATGAGATTGGTCTCACACATGCGCTTCGTCCATTGACGCGGAACTACCGTCGCGTGACGCGCATCGTCCAAGGGAAACATGCACTTGAACATGTCATGGTCGGTGCACTCAACGTCAACTCGATCGTTCGGACGAACGAGTCAAAGGAGCTTCGTCGCGGGGATGAGTTCGGATACTTCTCATTCGGTTCAACGGTCGTCTTAATCTGTCCGAAAGATGCATTGACGTTAGACAGTCAAGCGATCGGACCAGTTTTAATGGGGCAGCGTCTCGGACAATGGCATTCATGAAAGCGAGGCGCCCGTTCGGGGCGTCTCCTTACGTTTAGGAGGTATGAATCATGCCGGCACTGGCATTAGCAGAAATCGGAAGTACACAGGTCCAGACGTATATCGCACTCATCATTTTTTTAGTGACCTATGGCTTCATCATCAGTGAAAAAGTAAGTCGGGCGATCGTCGCCTTGCTTGGAGCGCTCGCGATGGTCATCATCGGTATCGTGGACCTTGAGACCGCATTGTTTGAATACATTGAATGGGGAACGATCGTCTTATTGATCGGCATGATGATTCTCGTCACGATTGCCAACCAATCTGGCTTGTTCGAATACATCGCAATCCGCGCTGCGAAGACGACGAAAGGTGATCCGATCAAGGTACTGATTTTACTGTCCGCATTGACGGCACTTGGATCGGCATTCCTTGATAACGTCACGACGGTCTTATTGATCGTTCCGATCACGTTCTCGATTACGAAGATACTGAAAATCGCGCCGTTTCCGTTCTTGCTCGCAGAAGTCCTATTTGCGAATATCGGTGGGACGGCGACGTTGATCGGGGATCCACCGAACATCATGATTGGTGCTGCGAATCCACACTTGACGTTTAATGCCTTTTTAATGAATCTCGCACCGATCATCCTGATCATTACGATCGTCACGATCGGCATCCTGTATTTCATCTTCCGGAAGCAATTGCATGTCGAAGCAGAAGATCGACAAAAATTGATGGAAATCGATGAGAAGAGTTATATCGTTAGTCGAAAATTGGTCACGCGAAGTAGTATCGTGCTCGTCAGTACGATTGCGTTGTTCGTATTGCATCCGCTGCTTGATCGCATCGGGCTCCATCTCGAAGCACCAGCGATCGCGATTCTTGGAGCGACGATCCTGATGTTGCTGACGATTGAAAACGATCATCAGCTAGAAGGAATCTTTGCTCGTGTTGAATGGACGACGATCTTCTTCTTCGCCGGACTATTCGTGCTCGTCGGCGGGATTCAAGAAGCAGGTATCATTCGCTACCTTGCTGAAAAGACGATTGATCTGACAGGCGGTGACATTCAGACGACAGCGACTGCTGTTCTTTGGTTGTCTGGTATCGCCAGTGCGACGATCGATAATATCCCGTTCGTTGCGACGATGATTCCACTCATCAATGATGTAGCTGCTGGAATTGGATTATCACCAGCAGATGCGAAAGTGGACGTATTATGGTGGTCCCTCGCACTCGGTGCCTGTCTCGGTGGTAACGGAACATTGATCGGTGCATCGGCGAACGTCATTGTCGCGGGTCTCGCGACACGACAAGGTGAAAAATTCACCTATATGCGCTTTTTGATTTACGGAGCACCGATCACGATTGTGACGTTGATTCTATCCCAACTCTATTTGTGGATTCGGTATTACTAAGAAAACGGAAGGTCCGCCTTCCGTTTTCTTTTGTTCGTCGCTCTTACTACCTGATTGTGCTATAATCGAACGATAAGAGCATAACTGTTTCTTAAACTTAACTATAGAGCTAGACCATTATCTGGAGGTTTTATTCTTGTTCAAACGACTTTATCCGAAACATTTCGTGGCTTCGATCTACGATATCGACCTTGAAATGCTCAAACGAAACGGTGTCAAAGCGATTTTGACCGATCTTGATAATACGCTCGTCGCATGGAATATCGCAGATGCTCCAGACGAATTGGTTGCTTGGCTGGATATGGTGAATAATCAATATGGTTTCGACGTCATCATCGTATCGAACAATAACGGAGACCGCGTCAAGAAGTTTGCGGATCCACTCGGATTGCATTATATTGCGCCTGCTCGAAAACCGCTTCCTATCGGGTTTAAACGGGCATTGACGGAATTCGGTTATCACGCGAAGGAAGTTGTCTTCTTAGGAGACCAACTCTTCACGGATGTACTCGGTGCAAACTCCGTTGGAATCGAAGTCATCCACGTTCAACCTGTCGTTAAGACGGACGGTGTCGTCACGAAATTCAATCGCCTGATGGAACGTGTCATTTTCCGCCGGATGAAACGCAAAGGAATCTATAAATTGACACAACGCGTCAAGGAAGATCCTTCTGCACTGGAGCATCCGATCGAAACACTTCGTCAGGATAAGCAACAATAACCCTGTCAGATCGGTAGATGAAAGGGAAGGCAGCAGTCGCAACATGTACGGCGAGAGGTCGGAAGTTACGCTCTTGGAGTAGCGAGCAGGGCGCTACGGTGAAAAGAGAAGGGATATCGTTCCCGCATGCGGCTCAACATAATATGATCGAAGAAATCCACTGCGCTGGCTGTGGTGTCGCCATTCAAACGGAAGACACAAAAGCACCAGGATACGCACCTAAATCTGCACTTGATCGTGAAATGGTCATTTGCCAACGTTGCTTTAAATTAAAGCACTACAATCAAATTCAAGATGTATCGTTATCGGACGATGATTTCGTTAAAATCTTAGACGGAATCGGTCAAAAAGATGCACTTGTCGTTAAAATCGTTGATATCTTCGATTTTAATGGAAGTTGGTTACCGGGATTACATCGGTTTGTCGGTAAAAACGATGTCTTACTCGTCGGGAACAAAGCCGATTTATTACCGAAGTCACTCAACCCGAACCGCCTCATGAACTGGATGCGTCAAGCATCGAAAGAGCTTGGATTACGTCCAGTTGACGTTCATCTGATCAGTGCGAAAAAGGGGCACGGAGTTGATGAACTCGCTGAAAAAATCGATTATTATCGAAAAGGTCGCGACGTCTATGTCGTTGGTTGTACGAACGTCGGTAAATCGACACTGATCAACCAAGTCATCAAACGCTTCGGTGAAGAAGATGAAGCCGTCATCACGGTCAGTCACTTCCCAGGAACGACACTCGACTTGATCGACATTCCACTCGACGATAACTGTAACTTGTATGATACACCAGGGATCATCAATCATCATCAGATGGCTCACTATGTTGATGCAAAGGACTTGAAGCTGATCACACCGAAAAAAGAGATCAAGCCACAAGTCTTCCAAATCCATCCGCAACAGACACTCTTCTTCGGAGGTCTTGCACGATTGGACTATATGGAAGGGAACAAGCGTTCATTCGTCATCTATATGTCGAACGAATTGAAAGTTCACCGGACGAAGCTTGAAAAGGCAGACGATTTATATGCGAACCACAACGGTGAGCTATTGTCTCCGCCAAACGAAAAGACGCGTGAGATGCTACCGCCGCTTGTCCGTCATGAATTCAGCCTCCGTGACAACATGAAGACGGATATCGTCTTCAGTGGACTCGGGTGGGTTGCGGTTCACGGAAAAGGTGGACGTGTCGCTGCTTACGCCCCGAAAGGTGTCGCTGTATCCTTACGTGAGGCGCTCGTCTGATGCGCTTTGCCGTCATCGGTCATCCGATTGCCCATTCACTTTCACCTGAGCTGCATACAGCTTGGCTGGAAGCGGCTGGGCTTTTCGGCTGTTATGACCTCATCGATGTAACGGAGCAGCAATTGCCGCAAATCATTACGAAATTACGTACACATCAGCTAGACGGAATCAATGTGACGATTCCGCATAAAACAGCAATCATTCCGTATCTGGATCGTCTAGAGCCGGCAGCTCAAAAAGCAGGCGCCGTGAATACGGTATATCGGCAGGATGGGCAGTTGATTGGTGCGAATACAGATGGAATCGGATTCGTCCGCGCGTTGACAGAACGTCGTCCGTCATTTCAAAAGACGCTCGTTCTTGGTGCGGGCGGTGCGGCGCGAGGCATCATTGCTGCGTTGCCCGGAGATGTGACGATCACGAATCGTACAGAAGAACGCTCTAAGGCAGTTGCCGATGAATTCGGAGCAACCGTTCTACCATGGCAAGAAACATTTGATTTAACGAGTTACGACGTCATCATCAATACGACTTCTGTCGGGATGGCGCCACATATCGAGGCACGTCCGATCGAATTGACGGAGACGCACGCCTTGATTTGTGATATTATTTATCGACCGACGCCGACCCGTCTATTACGTGAAGCGACCGAAAAAGGTCTCGACACTCTTGACGGCGTCCCGATGTTCGTCTTACAAGCGGCTGAAGCATTTGAACGCTTCACCGGACAAGCACCTGACCTTGCACTTGGCGAGCAGGTGATACGAAAGCAATTGGAGGAATTTTAATCATGTTAACAGGTAAACAAAAACGTTTTTTACGCGCGACAGCTCACGATTTAAACCCGATTTTCCAAGTCGGTAAAAATGGAGTCGGCGAAGCGATGTGCGCTGATTTGATGGATGCGCTCGAAAAACGGGAACTCTTGAAAGTACAAGTATTGCAAAATTGTGCGGACGCGCCGAAGGATGTCGCACAAGAACTCGTCGCAGGAACGAATGCTGAACTCGTTCAAGTCATCGGAAAAGTCATCGTTCTCTATAAAGAATCAAAAGAGAACAAGACGCTCGAATTGCCACGATGAAAATCGGACTGATGGGCGGAACGTTCGATCCTCCGCATATCGGTCATCTCCTGATTGCCGAACAAGCGCAGGAACAACTCGAACTCGATGCGGTCTGGTTCGTACCAGCGAATGTGCCACCGCATAAACAACGTACAGTCACAGACGCAACCAAGCGTTTACGCCTTGTAGAAGAAGCAATTGCATTGAATCCGACCTTTTCCGTCTCAGCAATCGAGTTTGAGCGCGAAGAGCCTTCCTATACGTATGATACGATTCGTGCACTCAAGCACCGGTACCCGGAGCATGAATTTCTGTTTCTCATTGGAGCAGATTCACTCGTGAGTCTCGATACGTGGTATCAAGCCGAACGGTTATACGAGGAAGTCGTCTTTGGTGCCGTCGCTCGACCGGGCAGTCGGTATCTGATTCCACGTGGTGCCCGTGTGAAAGCGGTCGATATGCCATTGCTAGAAATTTCTTCGACGGATATCCGGCAACGGGTCGCGCGCGGACGGAGCATTCGCTACCTTGTACCGGAAGCCGTTCGACAACGGATTGAGGAGTGGAATCTATATGCGCCTTGAAGAAGCACGACAAATCATTGAGCGTACGTTGCCTGAGCGACGCTATGTGCACACATTAGGTGTCGTCGAGACAGCACGACACTTGGCTCTTAAATATGGTGTTGACGAAGAAGAAGCAACGCTTGCTGCTATGCTTCATGATTATGCGAAATACCGCGATACGAATGAGATGCGTTCGATTGCCGTTGAATTGAATCAACGTGTTTTACTCGATTATGATGACGAACTGCTTCATGCGCCAGTGGGTGCGGAGCTTGTCCGTCGAGAACTTGGTCTTGATTCAGAAGTGATTTATCAGGCCATCGCAAATCACACGACGGGGGCACCCGGTATGCCGTTGCTCGATCAAATCATCTTCGTCGCGGATGCGATTGAACCAAATCGCAGTTATCCAGGTGTCGAAGCGCTTCGTGAAGTAGCGGAGCAGGATTTAACGGACGCCGTCATCGCGACACTCAGTCAGACGATTCATTTTTTATGTAAAAAACAAGCCATCATCTTTCCGCGTACGATTGAGACGTATAATGCCTTCGTCGCGGCCAAACGAAAGGGGACCGTCCTATGACAGTCGAACAAGAATTACAATTAATCGTAAATGCCATCGACGATAAACGCGCTGAAGATATCGTCGTCCTGAATATGTCGAGCATCTCACCAGTTGCCGACTACTTCGTCATCTGTGAAGGGAATTCAGAAAAACAAGTACAGGCAATCGCACGTGAACTCAAAGAAGTCGCGCACGAACATAACCTGCCGATCAAACGTCTCGAAGGATTCGATGCGGCACGTTGGGTGTTAGCGGATCTTGAAAACGTCGTCGTTCACGTCTTCCACCGTGACGATCGTGATTACTATAATCTCGAAAAACTCTGGGCAGATGCTCCAAAGGTTGAAGTCGAGGTCAACTAATGGCATACGAACAGTTCGCCTACATCTATGATGAATTGATGCAAGACGTCCCGTACGATCAATGGGTCGACTGGGTCAAAGCATACGTTCCGACTGGAAGTACGATTGCTGATATCGGATGTGGAACAGGTACGGCGACGCTTGCATTAGCGGCACACTATGAGATGCTCGGAATCGATTTATCGGAAGAGATGCTCGAAGTCGCGCAGGAAAAAGCGATGGAAGAGGGATTACGCATTCAATTCTGGGCGCAAGACATGCGCGAAATCGAATTGCCGACACCTGTCGATGCCGTGACGATCCTATGCGACTCCTTGAACTATCTCCGGACGGAAGAGGATGTCAAACAGACGTTTACACATGTAGCAGCAATCCTCAAAGAGGGTGGACGTCTCTTATTTGATACACACTCTCCTTACAAGATGGAAACGTTGTTCAATGGAAAGACGTACGCGACACATGCGGAGCAAAGTTCGTATATCTGGTTCGCGGATCCTGGTGAAGCACCGCTTTCTGTCGTCCATGAACTGACTTTCTTCATCGAGGAAGAGGACGGTCGCTATGAACGTGTCGATGAAACGCATCATCAGCGGACGTATCCTCCGGCACAGTACGTGACGTGGTTACGCGACGCCGGATTCCGGGTTCTCGCGGTCACAGGCGATTTTGGACCGGATGCTCCTTCTGAGACAGCCGAGCGGATTTTCTTCGTTGCTGAAAAAATGTAAAAGTGATCTCATCCGTTTTCTTTAAGCGATACACGTTCGTGTTGCTTGAAGGAGACGGATTTTTTGTTCGTCAAACAGATGCTAATTCAAGTAATGGTATGGATGATATGACCTTCATCCGACATAACATACCGTATCGTGTTGTAAAAGAGTGGTTAGTGCGTATTCCTTCGTTTCCTGAAGTCCGTAGCGACCTGTTAGAGTCGTGGGAAAAGGAGGGATTCGTCTTGACCGTTCCACGTTTGCAACAGATTGCAGGTCTCGTCGTCGTCCTGCTACTCATCATTTTATTGTTCGTACCATTACCCTCTTGTTCGAATGAAGCGATGGTCGATCAACCGTCCTTAACGGATAGACAACAAGAGGCAAAAGCAGAGCCAGCAGAAAAGGAGACCTCGATTCGTGACAAACTCATCATGGTCGATGTGAAAGGAGCGGTAGAAGCACCTGGACCCTATCAATTCCACCTCGGTGATCGAGTGAAGGATGCCATCGAAAAAGCAAAGACGACTGAGAAAGCTGACATTCGACAAATGAATCTCGCGGCACGCCTCATTGATGGACAGGAGGTCATCGTGCCGGTAAAAAAGACGAAAAATCAGCCGAAACCAACGAAACGCTCAAAAGCAGAGATACCGAAAGGATTGATTGACCTCAATGCGGCAACGGCGGAACAATTGATGGAGGTTCCGGGAATCGGTCCTGCAAAAGCAGAAGCAATCTTGGCCTATCGTGAGGAGAAGGGAGGATTTGCGACGTATGAATCACTCGGAGATGTGAAGGGATTTGGGGAAAAGACGTTAGAATTGCTAAAATCCTACCTGATCGTCTACTGATGCCACTTCATGCGCTGTTCGTCCTTTTATTCATTGTCGCCATTAAAGAATCGATTTGGTGGTTAGTGTTCCTGATGCTCTTTGCGATCATGAAGTCATGGTCTTTTTCAATCGGTCGTCTCTTCTTCTTGTTCATTCTGAGTTGTCTATTCATCGGAATGGGTCATCTGTCACCTGAACCGCACGACGTCTCGTCTGTTGACATCTTATCAGGGAAGCGTAATGGGGATCGAATTCGCTATGAGGCGGAGAGCAACGGTCAATCGGTTCTATTGACAGCAACAATTGCAGAAGAAGAGACAGGATACGAACGAATCGGATACTCCTGTCGCGTCACTACGGAACCGCTTGATGTCCGCCAGCAATCGAATGCGGGAGGTTTTGACGAACTGCAATTCATGCATACACATCGTTACGCTGGAAAGTGGGAAGTTCGTTCGTTTGATTCCTGTCATCCGACACCTGGGTATGCGGCAGAAGGAAGACGGGTACGTCAAGCATGGTTGAAACGGATTGAAGACTTGTTACCACAAAAGCAAGCATTCTACGTCGAAGCACTTGTATTTGGTGAGGATCGATTAATGGATCAAGTGACCCTCGAACGGTTTAAGAAATTCGGCTTATTACATGCGATCGTCATTTCAGGATCACATATCGCTTTTTTAGTGTTTAGTCTGCTGTATGTCTTACGAAAAATCAGAATGACAAAAGAAAAACGACTTGATATCGTTCTGATCTTACTACCGATTTACGGATGGTTGACGGAGTGGAGTCCACCGGTCACGCGGGCTGTGCTCGTCGCGATCATTCTGTTGCTCGGTCGTCGTTTCCACAAACCGTTAGATCCTTTGGAGGTCATTGCGGGGGTCGCGGCTTTTCAATTGGCGATTCAACCAACTGTCATTTACGATATCGGATTTCAATTGACGGTCGGACTGACGCTTTTTCTTGTGCTGTCGAGACGACTCATGGGTTCGGTTCGTCGTCCTTGGAACTGGCTGCTTATCAGTGCTTGGGCACAGTTTGGAACACTCCTCTTTTTACAGGTTATTGAACAGACGACGGTTTCAATTTGGTCGCCATTCTTGAACTTATTGATTGGTGGCTGGATTGAGTGGGTGATTCTGCCGGGATCTTTCCTCCTTGCGACGCTTCCGTTTTTACCGCTCAGTTCGACGTTTCAGATCGCGCATCAGTACGCGATTCAATGGATGGACCAAGCGTTACGACTGGCGGAGGATCTACCGTTAGCAATGGTTGCCGTTCCAGCATTTTCTCCGATCGTCTTGACAATCGTCGTTGTCGGAACAGGAATCGCTTGGTATATTGCTGAACGGAGATGGTGGGGGCATGCACTCCCGCTGATTCTTTTGCTTACGGCATGGGGTTACACGGAGTGGCGCGCATCTGAACAAATCACGTTTTTAGATGTCGGGCAAGGGGATAGTATCGTACTTGAGAAAGCAGG encodes the following:
- the yqeK gene encoding bis(5'-nucleosyl)-tetraphosphatase (symmetrical) YqeK; its protein translation is MRLEEARQIIERTLPERRYVHTLGVVETARHLALKYGVDEEEATLAAMLHDYAKYRDTNEMRSIAVELNQRVLLDYDDELLHAPVGAELVRRELGLDSEVIYQAIANHTTGAPGMPLLDQIIFVADAIEPNRSYPGVEALREVAEQDLTDAVIATLSQTIHFLCKKQAIIFPRTIETYNAFVAAKRKGTVL
- the rsfS gene encoding ribosome silencing factor; this translates as MTVEQELQLIVNAIDDKRAEDIVVLNMSSISPVADYFVICEGNSEKQVQAIARELKEVAHEHNLPIKRLEGFDAARWVLADLENVVVHVFHRDDRDYYNLEKLWADAPKVEVEVN
- a CDS encoding class I SAM-dependent DNA methyltransferase — its product is MAYEQFAYIYDELMQDVPYDQWVDWVKAYVPTGSTIADIGCGTGTATLALAAHYEMLGIDLSEEMLEVAQEKAMEEGLRIQFWAQDMREIELPTPVDAVTILCDSLNYLRTEEDVKQTFTHVAAILKEGGRLLFDTHSPYKMETLFNGKTYATHAEQSSYIWFADPGEAPLSVVHELTFFIEEEDGRYERVDETHHQRTYPPAQYVTWLRDAGFRVLAVTGDFGPDAPSETAERIFFVAEKM
- a CDS encoding helix-hairpin-helix domain-containing protein, which produces MTVPRLQQIAGLVVVLLLIILLFVPLPSCSNEAMVDQPSLTDRQQEAKAEPAEKETSIRDKLIMVDVKGAVEAPGPYQFHLGDRVKDAIEKAKTTEKADIRQMNLAARLIDGQEVIVPVKKTKNQPKPTKRSKAEIPKGLIDLNAATAEQLMEVPGIGPAKAEAILAYREEKGGFATYESLGDVKGFGEKTLELLKSYLIVY
- a CDS encoding DNA internalization-related competence protein ComEC/Rec2 translates to MPLHALFVLLFIVAIKESIWWLVFLMLFAIMKSWSFSIGRLFFLFILSCLFIGMGHLSPEPHDVSSVDILSGKRNGDRIRYEAESNGQSVLLTATIAEEETGYERIGYSCRVTTEPLDVRQQSNAGGFDELQFMHTHRYAGKWEVRSFDSCHPTPGYAAEGRRVRQAWLKRIEDLLPQKQAFYVEALVFGEDRLMDQVTLERFKKFGLLHAIVISGSHIAFLVFSLLYVLRKIRMTKEKRLDIVLILLPIYGWLTEWSPPVTRAVLVAIILLLGRRFHKPLDPLEVIAGVAAFQLAIQPTVIYDIGFQLTVGLTLFLVLSRRLMGSVRRPWNWLLISAWAQFGTLLFLQVIEQTTVSIWSPFLNLLIGGWIEWVILPGSFLLATLPFLPLSSTFQIAHQYAIQWMDQALRLAEDLPLAMVAVPAFSPIVLTIVVVGTGIAWYIAERRWWGHALPLILLLTAWGYTEWRASEQITFLDVGQGDSIVLEKAGETFVIDTGGVYQQTTHPLLRPFDPGSHIVAPFLFTRGEAEIDGLIVTHADHDHVGGLLGLLRQVRVKTIYLGAYDNTDEKRNDLIRSIEATGTRVEFVQKGQTIRPWLHVLAPTERKEEENDRSIILLAQIAKQRVLLTGDAGLAIEDELTIGPIDILKAGHHGSNTSTGEELLQKTNPKIVILSVGRKNRYGHPHPDVLERIGTDRIVFRTDEDGSVTCSSAGCEPMIK